Proteins encoded by one window of Leishmania infantum JPCM5 genome chromosome 32:
- a CDS encoding putative NADH dehydrogenase subunit NI8M: protein MSWRARFTPCVGSLTVWLNPKDPNCFGVRNWWRNNLPELQLLNPFCTFTIQELSFGEPHMYVNYTPTDQRMIRLAGATEEECEEIMEACITYGMNHAIIERPRTDDGGDLVNQPAITSFGYTESFTAKLEVAPPADIGQKTTEGVDDPGQKPRLYPRNVGCKLMP, encoded by the coding sequence ATGTCTTGGCGGGCGCGCTTCACGCCCTGCGTGGGCTCCCTCACAGTGTGGCTGAACCCCAAGGATCCGAACTGCTTCGGCGTGCGCAACTGGTGGCGCAACAATCTGccagagctgcagctgctgaaccCCTTTTGCACGTTCACAATACAGGAGCTTTCCTTCGGTGAACCGCACATGTACGTCAACTACACGCCAACAGATCAGCGCATGATCCGGCTAGCCGGGGCGACTGAGGAGGAGTGCGAGGAGATCATGGAGGCGTGCATCACGTATGGCATGAACCACGCCATTATCGAGCGTCCGCGAACCGACGACGGTGGTGACTTAGTGAACCAACCAGCCATCACATCCTTTGGCTACACTGAGAGCTTCACCGCGAAGCTGGAGGTGGCACCGCCTGCGGACATAGGCCAGAAGACGACGGAGGGCGTCGATGATCCAGGCCAGAAGCCGCGCCTCTACCCTCGCAACGTGGGCTGCAAATTGATGCCATAG